One Pygocentrus nattereri isolate fPygNat1 chromosome 23, fPygNat1.pri, whole genome shotgun sequence genomic window carries:
- the LOC119262264 gene encoding histone H2A-like, whose protein sequence is MSGRGKTGGKARAKAKTRSSRAGLQFPVGRVHRLLRKGNYAERVGAGAPVYLAAVLEYLTAEILELAGNAARDNKKTRIIPRHLQLAVRNDEELNKLLGGVTIAQGGVLPNIQAVLLPKKTEKPAKTK, encoded by the coding sequence ATGAGTGGAAGAGGCAAGACCGGCGGTAAAGCCAGGGCGAAGGCCAAGACTCGCTCCTCCCGTGCTGGGCTGCAGTTCCCTGTGGGCCGTGTGCACAGACTTCTGCGTAAAGGTAACTATGCCGAGCGCGTCGGCGCCGGTGCTCCCGTCTACTTGGCCGCCGTGCTGGAGTATCTGACCGCTGAGATCCTCGAGTTGGCCGGGAACGCCGCTCGCGACAACAAGAAGACCCGTATCATCCCTCGTCACTTGCAGTTGGCTGTTCGTAACGACGAGGAGCTCAACAAACTGCTCGGAGGAGTGACCATCGCTCAAGGTGGCGTGCTGCCCAACATTCAGGCCGTCCTGCTGCCCAAGAAGACCGAGAAGCCTGCCAAGACCAAGTAA
- the LOC108418432 gene encoding histone H4 has translation MSGRGKGGKGLGKGGAKRHRKVLRDNIQGITKPAIRRLARRGGVKRISGLIYEETRGVLKVFLENVIRDAVTYTEHAKRKTVTAMDVVYALKRQGRTLYGFGG, from the exons ATGTCCGGAAGAGGAAAGGGAGGCAAAG GTCTTGGTAAAGGAGGCGCTAAGCGTCACCGCAAAGTGCTCCGCGATAACATCCAGGGCATCACCAAGCCGGCTATCCGCCGTCTGGCTCGTCGTGGCGGTGTCAAGCGTATCTCCGGTCTGATCTACGAGGAGACTCGCGGTGTGCTCAAGGTGTTCCTGGAGAACGTGATCAGGGATGCCGTCACCTACACCGAACATGCCAAGAGAAAGACCGTCACTGCCATGGATGTGGTTTATGCCCTGAAGCGTCAGGGCCGAACCCTGTACGGCTTCGGAGGTTAA
- the LOC119262266 gene encoding histone H4, producing MSGRGKGGKGLGKGGAKRHRKVLRDNIQGITKPAIRRLARRGGVKRISGLIYEETRGVLKVFLENVIRDAVTYTEHAKRKTVTAMDVVYALKRQGRTLYGFGG from the coding sequence ATGTCCGGAAGAGGAAAGGGAGGCAAAGGTCTTGGTAAAGGAGGCGCAAAGCGTCATCGCAAAGTTCTTCGCGACAACATCCAGGGCATCACCAAGCCGGCTATCCGCCGTTTGGCTCGCCGTGGCGGCGTCAAGCGTATTTCTGGTCTGATCTATGAGGAAACCCGCGGTGTGCTTAAAGTATTCCTGGAGAACGTGATCAGGGATGCCGTCACTTACACCGAGCACGCCAAGAGAAAGACCGTCACCGCTATGGATGTGGTTTACGCCTTGAAGCGCCAGGGACGCACCCTGTACGGCTTCGGCGGCTAA
- the LOC119262230 gene encoding L-selectin-like, with protein sequence MPHTDLTLNYHLISGNTSWYEAQSYCRKSYTDLVGIRDQNQNEAVNGKGLTRRTSFWISLLRDSWEWTDGGRSAYRNWTTGQPRSSDCGVLRKGKWSSVPCSTTQPALCSNTLIHVSAEQMDWESALDYCRRENRRAILRIQSGLDQKEVKFELRRRRVSGHLWVGLGQSQLFELLIIQ encoded by the exons atgccAC ATACTGACCTCACCCTGAATTATCATTTAATCTCTGGGAATACGAGCTGGTATGAAGCTCAGAGTTACTGCAGGAAGAGCTACACTGACCTGGTCGGCATCAGAGATCAGAACCAGAATGAAGCAGTAAATGGAAAAGGGCTGACCAGAAGAACGTCCTTCTGGATCAGCCTGCTGCGTGATAGCTGGGAGTGGACTGATGGAGGACGCTCTGCCTACAGGAACTGGACGACTGGTCAGCCTCGATCATCAGACTGTGGTGTACTGAGAAAAGGGAAATGGTCTTCAGTGCCGTGCAGTACTACTCAGCCTGCTCTGTGCTCCAACA CACTGATCCATGTCAGTGCTGAGCAGATGGACTGGGAGAGCGCTCTGGATTACTGTCggagagagaacaggagggcTATTCTACGCATCCAGTCTGGTCTGGACCAGAAAGAGGTGAAGTTTGAGCTCAGGAGGAGGCGTGTCTCTGGGCATCTGTGGGTGGGGCTTGGACAGAGTCAACTCTTTGAGCTGTTGATCATCCAGTAG
- the LOC119262261 gene encoding histone H1-like, with amino-acid sequence MAEAAPAPAAAAPAKAPKKKRAAPPKKAGPSVGELIVKAVSQSKERSGVSLAALKKALAAGGYDVDKNKSRVKIAVKSLVTKGTLVQTKGTGASGSFKLNKKQAEPKKKVAKKAAPKAKKAVAKKPAAAKKPKKVAAKKPAAAKKSPKKAKKPAAAKKVAKSPKKAKKPAAPKKATKSPKKAKVVKPKATKPKAAKKAAPKKK; translated from the coding sequence ATGGCAGAAGCCGCTCCCGCTCCAGCCGCCGCCGCGCCGGCCAAAGCTCCCAAGAAGAAGCGCGCCGCCCCGCCCAAGAAAGCCGGCCCCAGCGTCGGCGAGCTCATCGTCAAGGCTGTTTCGCAGTCTAAGGAGAGGAGCGGCGTGTCTCTCGCCGCCCTCAAGAAAGCTCTGGCTGCCGGCGGTTACGACGTGGACAAGAACAAGTCCCGCGTCAAGATCGCCGTCAAGAGCCTCGTGACGAAGGGCACTCTGGTGCAGACCAAAGGCACCGGCGCCTCGGGCTCCTTCAAGCTCAACAAGAAACAAGCCGAGCCCAAGAAGAAGGTGGCAAAGAAAGCGGCTCCAAAGGCCAAGAAGGCGGTCGCTAAAAAGCCCGCCGCTGCTAAGAAGCCCAAGAAGGTAGCAGCGAAGAAGCCCGCAGCTGCCAAGAAATCGCCGAAGAAAGCCAAGAAACCGGCGGCCGCCAAGAAAGTCGCCAAGTCTCCCAAGAAAGCTAAGAAGCCCGCGGCCCCGAAGAAGGCGACCAAGAGCCCGAAGAAAGCGAAGGTGGTCAAACCCAAAGCTACCAAGCCCAAGGCGGCGAAAAAGGCCGCCCCCAAGAAGAAGTAA
- the LOC108413811 gene encoding histone H2B-like, translating into MPEPAKSAPKKGSKKAVTKTAGKGGKKRRKTRKESYAIYVYKVLKQVHPDTGISSKAMGIMNSFVNDIFERIAGESSRLAHYNKRSTITSREIQTAVRLLLPGELAKHAVSEGTKAVTKYTSSK; encoded by the coding sequence ATGCCTGAACCAGCCAAGTCCGCCCCGAAGAAGGGATCCAAGAAGGCCGTGACCAAGACGGCCGGCAAGGGAGGCAAGAAGCGCAGAAAGACCAGGAAAGAGAGCTACGCTATCTACGTGTACAAGGTGCTGAAGCAGGTCCACCCCGACACCGGCATTTCCTCCAAGGCGATGGGCATCATGAACTCGTTCGTTAACGACATCTTCGAGCGCATCGCCGGTGAGTCGTCCCGTCTGGCTCATTACAACAAACGCTCCACCATCACGTCCAGGGAGATCCAGACCGCCGTGCGTCTGCTTCTTCCCGGCGAGCTGGCCAAACACGCCGTGTCCGAGGGCACCAAAGCCGTCACCAAGTACACGAGCTCCAAGTAA
- the LOC119262263 gene encoding histone H3-like: MGGGHIQAAQWAESSSNAEKRRAVRATLFCLLQRRAQFTAMARTKQTARKSTGGKAPRKQLATKAARKSAPATGGVKKPHRYRPGTVALREIRRYQKSTELLIRKLPFQRLVREIAQDFKTDLRFQSSAVMALQEASEAYLVGLFEDTNLCAIHAKRVTIMPKDIQLARRIRGERA; encoded by the coding sequence ATGGGAGGCGGGCACATCCAAGCCGCCCAGTGGGCGGAGAGCAGCTCCAATGCAGAAAAGCGCCGCGCTGTGCGCGCGACCTTATTCTGTCTTTTACAGAGAAGAGCACAGTTTACTGCCATGGCGAGAACCAAGCAGACCGCCCGTAAGTCCACCGGTGGCAAAGCCCCGAGGAAGCAGCTGGCTACCAAGGCTGCCCGCAAGAGCGCTCCGGCCACTGGCGGCGTCAAGAAGCCTCACCGTTACAGGCCCGGTACCGTGGCTCTCCGCGAGATCCGCCGCTACCAGAAGTCCACAGAGCTGCTGATCCGCAAGCTGCCCTTCCAGCGCCTGGTGAGGGAGATCGCTCAGGACTTCAAGACCGATCTCCGCTTCCAGAGCTCTGCCGTCATGGCCCTGCAGGAGGCCAGCGAGGCTTACTTGGTGGGTCTGTTCGAGGACACCAACCTGTGCGCCATCCACGCCAAGAGAGTCACCATCATGCCTAAGGACATCCAGTTGGCCCGCCGTATCCGCGGAGAGCGCGCTTAG
- the LOC119262265 gene encoding histone H2A-like: protein MSGRGKTGGKARAKAKTRSSRAGLQFPVGRVHRLLRKGNYAERVGAGAPVYLAAVLEYLTAEILELAGNAARDNKKTRIIPRHLQLAVRNDEELNKLLGGVTIAQGGVLPNIQAVLLPKKTEKPGKTK from the coding sequence ATGAGTGGAAGAGGCAAGACCGGCGGTAAAGCCAGGGCGAAGGCCAAGACTCGCTCCTCCCGTGCTGGGCTGCAGTTCCCTGTGGGCCGTGTCCACAGACTTCTGCGTAAAGGTAACTATGCCGAGCGCGTCGGCGCCGGTGCTCCCGTCTATTTGGCCGCCGTGCTGGAGTATCTGACCGCTGAGATTCTCGAGTTGGCCGGTAACGCCGCTCGCGACAACAAGAAGACCCGTATCATCCCTCGTCACCTGCAGTTGGCTGTTCGTAACGACGAGGAACTCAACAAACTGCTCGGAGGAGTGACCATCGCTCAGGGTGGCGTGCTGCCCAACATTCAGGCCGTCCTGCTGCCCAAGAAGACCGAGAAGCCTGGCAAGACCAAGTAA
- the LOC119262267 gene encoding histone H4, which yields MSGRGKGGKGLGKGGAKRHRKVLRDNIQGITKPAIRRLARRGGVKRISGLIYEETRGVLKVFLENVIRDAVTYTEHAKRKTVTAMDVVYALKRQGRTLYGFGG from the coding sequence gcAAAGGTCTTGGTAAAGGAGGCGCTAAGCGTCACCGCAAAGTGCTCCGCGATAACATCCAGGGCATCACCAAGCCGGCTATCCGCCGTCTGGCTCGCCGTGGCGGTGTCAAGCGTATCTCCGGTCTGATCTACGAGGAGACTCGCGGTGTGCTCAAGGTGTTCCTGGAGAACGTGATCAGGGATGCCGTCACCTACACCGAGCATGCTAAGAGAAAGACCGTCACTGCCATGGATGTGGTTTATGCCCTGAAGCGTCAGGGCCGAACCCTGTACGGCTTCGGAGGTTAA